In Mucilaginibacter auburnensis, the genomic stretch GATGGCGAACCAGAACGTTGGGGGCCAATTGATAAGCTAACGCACCGTACTATCAACTGGCTGCAGACTCCTGATTTTAATTTAGTTTTTAATGAGACGGTTGATTTGATGCAGCAGATTGCGTAAGCAAATCTTCAACAGCATTAACAACCGCATTATGGCCGGGCGTTATAGCCTGATCATTATATATAGTTTGCTGCAAAAATCTTATTACCTGGTTTCTGCTTTGTAAACCATCTGGCACCGGGAATTGAAGTACTTTATTTGGAACCTGCCATGGTATATGTTGCGGATTAGTTTGCGCATATAAAACTACTACCGGCGTACCAACTGCCGCTGCAATATGTATAGGGCCGGTATTAACTCCAAGTAATAATGGGCTGTGTTGAATCAAACAAACTAACTCGTCAAGCCTAAGTAAACCCGCGCAGTTAAAGCATTGTGCTCCAATGCCGGCACAAATTTCTGTTATCAAAGCGTTTTCTTGAGCTATACCGGTTACCACCAGTTGATAGCCTTTTTGAGTCAGCAGTTTTCCCGCGGCTATCCAATGCTCAGTTGGATACTGTCGTTTTAACTCGCTTACACCAGGGTGCAATACCAACCACGGTTGGTTGCTTTTCCAACCCGTTACTTC encodes the following:
- a CDS encoding glycosyltransferase family 9 protein, producing MTDWNNCSKILCIRPDNMGDLLMSGPAIRALKSSFNAQITILTSSMAAGIAAFMPEIDEVIIFDMPWVKTADRENSDSLAELISTLRSKQFDAAVVFTVFSQNPLPSAMLAYQAGIPKTLAYCRENPYGLVTNWIPDEEPYTFIRHQVERDIYLVESIGISVVNKQMQINTPLNAWQQAKAKCEVTGWKSNQPWLVLHPGVSELKRQYPTEHWIAAGKLLTQKGYQLVVTGIAQENALITEICAGIGAQCFNCAGLLRLDELVCLIQHSPLLLGVNTGPIHIAAAVGTPVVVLYAQTNPQHIPWQVPNKVLQFPVPDGLQSRNQVIRFLQQTIYNDQAITPGHNAVVNAVEDLLTQSAASNQPSH